The proteins below come from a single Miscanthus floridulus cultivar M001 chromosome 1, ASM1932011v1, whole genome shotgun sequence genomic window:
- the LOC136478001 gene encoding alpha N-terminal protein methyltransferase 1-like has protein sequence MDSRGFDSAGRIFSNATEMWEEELGSTATASTAGEVEAAPAPATATEGSGGASEEGAGDGKRKEWYSKAIAYWQGVEASTEGVLGGYGCVNDVDVKGSDAFLRPLLADRFGTAKRHLVALDCGSGIGRVTQNFLLRHFNEVDLVEPVSHFLEAAQENLTGFMDQGEDSHKAANFYCVPLQDFTPEEGRYDVIWIQWCIGQLPDDDFISFFNRTKVGLKPDGFFVLKENITRNGFVLDKVDNSVTRSDPYFRELFKRCGLYILSVKDQKELPEELFAVKMYALVTSQPKIQKSGKRRRPKNSPRVIRS, from the exons ATGGATTCCCGCGGATTCGATTCCGCCGGCCGCATATTCTCCAACGCCACCGAGATGTGGGAGGAAGAGCTCGGCTCCACCGCCACGGCTTCCACCGCAGGGGAAGTCGAAGCCGCCCCGGCCCCCGCCACTGCCACCGAAGGGAGCGGTGGCGCCAGCGAGGAAGGGGCCGGGGACGGGAAGCGCAAGGAGTGGTACTCCAAGGCTATCGCCTACTGGCAA GGCGTGGAGGCGTCGACTGAGGGGGTCCTGGGAGGCTATGGGTGTGTGAACGATGTGGATGTCAAGGGCAGCGACGCcttcctccgccctctcctcGCAGACCGGTTCGGCACCGCGAAGCGTCATCTGGTTGCGCTTG ATTGTGGCTCGGGTATTGGGCGCGTCACACAGAATTTTCTTCTCAGGCATTTCAACGAG GTAGATCTTGTGGAGCCAGTATCTCATTTTCTTGAAGCAGCACAGGAAAATCTTACTGGATTTATGGACCAAGGAGAAGACTCACACAAGGCTGCCAACTTTTACTGTGTGCCTCTGCAG GACTTCACTCCTGAGGAAGGAAGATATGATGTGATTTGGATTCAGTGGTGCATAGGGCAACTTCCTGATGATGATTTCATTTCATTTTTTAATCGTACAAAG GTTGGGCTCAAACCTGATGGTTTTTTTGTTCTGAAAGAGAACATTACAAGAAATG GTTTTGTGTTAGACAAGGTGGATAACAGTGTCACAAGATCGGATCCATACTTTAGGGAGCTATTTAAAAGGTGTGGATTATATATCCTCAGTGTTAAG GACCAAAAGGAGCTCCCGGAGGAACTATTTGCTGTCAAAATGTATGCACTGGTGACCAGTCAACCAAAAATCCAGAAAAGTGGAAAGAGAAGGCGGCCTAAAAATTCACCTCGTGTGATCCGCTCTTGA